The following are encoded together in the Thalassomonas haliotis genome:
- a CDS encoding flagellar hook-length control protein FliK: MNQIKFLPQDLIKAADNKAETSGVDPRSQDRDDSFSSLVEQHSHNEPGSRSDRQSNKSGNPSGNESGKGAGKSTGNKGGNEASRVSDSEKNSDPVEPADKNAETVTGEVDASDTQAAKEAEGAENTGPGTSGKPDQAKDPQNLIDLLGASAKLLQQQVMGQGAGEQELTGDVNIEADIVETTADERSVLAKLKGLAGVHQPTTAKELNGQLAGQVSEGENPGEQGAEADGLSAEQMAKQADKAQTGSQDAELLAKLKGGEAEVKDKAGQAQVPLTDKKLSPQELMAKAQQELAAELKAKTGANGDAEATDEALTEKALAAVKGFAAESDNSGKKSILLNNKPGEMAKAAATLAAANNQAVDEAATEPAPEAGDNSAVADNGVKSAPLQNQTLATDNHRPLGAAAEHSEQGAGSQGGEQGKNSGSQAGQQSGSGESFMIKEEANQAQQHKAATTPVREQSTLAAQMNNSALANAETPQAHNSEHVLDSVATKVNAENLQTQKNNLTTLNEALNLRKDFVGPMKEKVMIMINQKIQQVEIRLDPPELGNMHVRVNLQNEQAAVNFLVQSQQAKEALEQGMGKLKDMLSQSGVDVGDTNVAQQQQGSGDNGQGFGHGQQGNGRENHGFEQQELVMQASLQQVSASGVDYYA; the protein is encoded by the coding sequence ATGAATCAAATTAAATTTTTACCACAAGACCTTATCAAGGCTGCTGATAATAAAGCAGAAACCTCAGGTGTTGACCCCAGATCCCAGGACAGGGATGACAGCTTTTCTTCCCTGGTCGAGCAGCACAGCCATAATGAACCCGGCAGCAGAAGCGACAGGCAAAGCAATAAAAGCGGCAACCCGTCCGGCAATGAAAGCGGCAAGGGGGCCGGCAAGAGTACAGGTAATAAAGGCGGCAATGAGGCATCAAGGGTAAGTGACAGCGAAAAAAACAGCGATCCGGTAGAGCCGGCAGATAAAAATGCCGAAACTGTGACCGGTGAAGTCGATGCCAGTGATACCCAGGCAGCTAAAGAAGCCGAAGGCGCAGAAAATACCGGCCCGGGAACGAGCGGCAAACCGGATCAAGCCAAAGATCCCCAGAACCTGATTGACCTGCTTGGCGCATCTGCCAAGTTGTTGCAGCAGCAAGTGATGGGGCAAGGGGCTGGTGAGCAGGAGTTAACCGGCGACGTCAATATCGAAGCAGATATAGTAGAAACCACAGCGGACGAAAGGTCGGTGCTTGCTAAACTTAAAGGTTTAGCCGGGGTCCATCAGCCGACCACGGCAAAAGAGCTAAACGGACAGCTTGCAGGACAAGTATCTGAAGGAGAAAATCCTGGTGAACAAGGTGCTGAAGCCGATGGCTTGAGTGCAGAGCAGATGGCTAAACAGGCTGATAAGGCACAAACAGGTTCGCAGGATGCAGAATTATTAGCAAAATTAAAAGGTGGTGAAGCAGAAGTAAAAGACAAAGCCGGGCAGGCGCAAGTCCCTTTAACCGACAAAAAATTGTCACCCCAGGAATTGATGGCAAAAGCGCAGCAGGAACTCGCGGCAGAGTTAAAGGCTAAAACCGGTGCTAACGGTGATGCCGAAGCTACTGACGAGGCCTTGACAGAGAAAGCCTTGGCGGCGGTTAAGGGGTTTGCTGCTGAGAGCGATAACAGCGGCAAAAAATCCATTTTGCTTAATAATAAACCGGGTGAGATGGCTAAAGCGGCTGCAACTCTGGCAGCGGCAAACAATCAGGCCGTAGATGAAGCGGCAACAGAGCCTGCTCCCGAGGCAGGCGATAATTCTGCCGTTGCCGATAACGGTGTTAAATCAGCTCCTCTGCAAAATCAAACGCTTGCTACAGATAACCACCGGCCTTTAGGGGCGGCGGCTGAACACAGTGAACAAGGTGCTGGCAGCCAGGGCGGCGAACAGGGAAAAAATAGCGGGAGCCAGGCCGGACAGCAATCCGGTTCCGGTGAAAGCTTTATGATAAAAGAGGAAGCCAACCAGGCCCAGCAACATAAAGCGGCAACGACCCCGGTGAGGGAACAAAGTACCCTGGCGGCGCAAATGAATAATTCTGCCCTGGCCAACGCTGAAACACCACAAGCCCACAATTCTGAGCATGTATTAGATTCGGTAGCCACTAAGGTGAATGCGGAAAATTTGCAGACGCAAAAAAATAACCTGACCACGCTTAATGAAGCCCTGAACCTGCGCAAAGATTTTGTCGGCCCGATGAAAGAAAAAGTCATGATCATGATTAACCAGAAAATCCAGCAGGTTGAGATACGTCTTGATCCGCCGGAGCTGGGTAATATGCATGTCAGGGTCAACCTGCAAAATGAGCAGGCGGCGGTGAACTTCTTGGTGCAGAGCCAGCAGGCGAAAGAAGCGCTGGAGCAGGGCATGGGGAAACTCAAAGATATGCTCTCACAAAGCGGTGTTGATGTCGGCGATACCAATGTTGCACAACAGCAGCAGGGGTCAGGCGATAACGGGCAGGGATTTGGCCATGGACAGCAAGGCAATGGCCGGGAAAATCATGGTTTTGAACAGCAGGAGCTGGTAATGCAGGCGAGTCTGCAGCAAGTGAGTGCTTCCGGGGTTGATTATTATGCCTAG
- the fliL gene encoding flagellar basal body-associated protein FliL, translating to MADDKELELDKPPKNKKIIIIVAVVAVLALAGGGAFFFLGGDSVSEAELEAALDTADPAAVAAQVEETSAAEAGTALYVPMPRPFRFNVPGASRDRFVEIRVQLLVRGGDNEETAKKHVPLLESTLLGVFSQANADDLSTSAGKTSLKQKSLAEVQKIMMDIAGNKIIEQVLFTGFVMQ from the coding sequence ATGGCTGATGACAAAGAATTAGAGTTGGATAAACCGCCAAAAAATAAAAAGATTATCATCATAGTAGCTGTGGTTGCCGTTCTTGCCCTGGCTGGTGGTGGTGCCTTCTTTTTCCTCGGTGGCGACTCGGTAAGCGAAGCCGAACTTGAAGCGGCGCTTGATACCGCAGATCCGGCAGCTGTTGCTGCCCAGGTCGAAGAAACGTCAGCGGCAGAAGCCGGTACTGCCTTGTATGTGCCTATGCCACGTCCGTTCCGTTTTAATGTCCCGGGGGCTTCCCGTGACCGGTTTGTTGAAATCCGGGTACAATTATTGGTGCGTGGCGGCGACAATGAAGAAACCGCGAAGAAACACGTGCCTTTACTGGAAAGTACCTTGCTAGGGGTCTTTTCGCAGGCCAATGCCGATGATCTCTCCACCAGTGCAGGAAAAACCTCGCTGAAGCAAAAATCGCTGGCGGAAGTGCAAAAGATTATGATGGATATCGCCGGTAATAAAATTATTGAACAGGTATTGTTTACCGGTTTTGTTATGCAATAG
- the fliQ gene encoding flagellar biosynthesis protein FliQ: MGPEVFVDILRDALFLVIVLVSAVIVPSLLVGLVVAIFQAATSINEQTLSFLPRLLVTLMALIAGGHWLVQKLMDYTFRLIASIPSVIS, from the coding sequence ATGGGACCCGAAGTTTTTGTTGATATCTTACGTGATGCCCTGTTCCTGGTGATAGTGCTGGTGAGCGCGGTTATCGTCCCCAGTCTGCTGGTTGGTTTGGTGGTGGCTATTTTCCAGGCGGCCACCTCGATTAATGAACAAACCTTAAGCTTTCTGCCGCGTTTGCTGGTGACCCTGATGGCCCTGATCGCCGGCGGCCATTGGCTGGTGCAAAAATTAATGGATTATACCTTCCGCCTGATTGCCAGTATTCCCAGTGTGATCAGCTGA
- the fliM gene encoding flagellar motor switch protein FliM, translating to MSDLLSQDEIDALLHGVDDVEEEEIVEESVEQEGTSDYDFSSQDRIVRGRMPTLEMVNERFARHMRISLFNMMRRSAEVSINGIQMIKFGEYVHTLFVPTSLNMVRFRPLKGTALITMEARLVFILVDNFFGGDGRYHAKIEGREFTPTERRIIQMLLKLIFEDYKEAWSPVMDVSFEYLDSEVNPSMANIVSPTEVVVISSFHIELDGGGGDFHVALPYSMLEPIRELLDAGVQSDKEDTDMRWSKALRDEIMDVPVELSTKFLEVDLPLSQVMDLEAGDIIPIEMPDHITVLIEDLPSFRAKLGRSRDNVALKIESKIKRPESVKSELTILTKGGKRLDSDAELHLLEDDL from the coding sequence GTGAGTGATTTATTATCGCAAGACGAGATCGATGCGCTACTCCATGGTGTCGATGATGTCGAAGAAGAAGAGATAGTCGAGGAGTCCGTCGAGCAGGAAGGGACTTCCGATTATGATTTTTCCTCACAAGACCGTATCGTTCGCGGCCGTATGCCGACCCTGGAAATGGTGAACGAACGTTTTGCCCGCCATATGCGCATCAGTTTATTTAACATGATGCGCCGCAGCGCCGAAGTTTCCATCAATGGTATCCAGATGATCAAGTTTGGTGAGTACGTACATACCCTGTTCGTACCGACCAGTTTGAATATGGTACGTTTCAGACCACTAAAAGGTACCGCCTTGATCACCATGGAAGCCCGGCTGGTGTTTATCCTGGTAGATAACTTCTTTGGCGGTGACGGCCGTTACCATGCCAAAATCGAAGGACGGGAGTTTACCCCGACCGAGCGCCGTATTATCCAGATGCTGCTTAAGCTGATCTTCGAAGATTATAAAGAGGCCTGGTCGCCGGTGATGGACGTTTCGTTTGAATACCTGGACTCTGAAGTTAACCCGTCGATGGCCAATATCGTCAGCCCCACCGAAGTGGTGGTGATCAGCTCCTTCCATATCGAACTCGACGGCGGCGGCGGCGACTTCCATGTCGCTCTGCCTTATTCCATGCTTGAGCCGATCCGTGAATTGCTTGATGCCGGTGTACAAAGTGATAAAGAAGATACCGATATGCGCTGGTCCAAAGCGCTTCGGGATGAAATCATGGATGTGCCGGTGGAGTTGTCCACTAAGTTCCTGGAAGTGGATTTACCGCTGTCGCAGGTGATGGACCTTGAGGCAGGGGATATTATCCCGATTGAAATGCCGGATCACATTACCGTGCTGATTGAAGATCTGCCGTCATTCAGGGCCAAACTTGGCCGCAGCCGCGATAATGTTGCCCTGAAAATAGAATCGAAAATCAAGCGTCCTGAATCGGTGAAATCTGAATTAACGATATTAACCAAAGGCGGTAAACGCCTGGACAGTGATGCCGAGCTTCATCTGTTAGAAGATGATTTATAG
- the fliG gene encoding flagellar motor switch protein FliG, with product MSDEVQELAPMAPGFDVDKLDGVERAAILLLSLSEEDAAQILKHLEPKQVQQVGMVMAGMEDFTQEKITAVHKLFINEIQNFSTIGFQSEDFVRKALTAALGEDKAGNLIDQIIMGNGAKGLDSLKWMDSKQVANIIRNEHPQIQTIVLSYLEPEQSAEILGQFADKVRLDLMMRIANLEEVQPAALQELNEIMEKQFAGQAGAQAAKMGGLKAAADIMNYLDTNVEGMLMDSIREHDEEMSQQIQDLMFVFENLADVDDRGIQAILRDVQQDALMKAIKGADEALKEKILNNMSKRAAEMLADDLEAMGPVRISEVEAAQKEILSVARRLSDAGEIMLGGAGGGDEFL from the coding sequence ATGAGTGATGAAGTCCAAGAATTAGCGCCTATGGCGCCGGGGTTCGATGTCGATAAACTCGACGGCGTCGAACGGGCCGCTATTTTATTATTGAGCTTGTCTGAAGAAGACGCGGCTCAGATCTTAAAGCACCTGGAGCCCAAGCAGGTACAGCAAGTGGGTATGGTCATGGCCGGTATGGAAGATTTTACCCAGGAAAAAATTACCGCGGTCCATAAGTTGTTTATCAATGAAATCCAAAACTTCAGTACCATAGGCTTCCAGAGTGAAGACTTTGTCCGTAAAGCGCTAACCGCGGCTTTAGGTGAAGATAAAGCCGGTAACCTGATTGACCAGATCATCATGGGCAACGGCGCCAAAGGTTTGGATTCATTGAAATGGATGGACTCGAAGCAAGTGGCCAATATTATCCGCAACGAGCATCCGCAGATCCAAACCATAGTATTGTCCTATTTAGAGCCGGAGCAATCGGCAGAAATTCTCGGTCAGTTTGCCGATAAGGTACGGCTGGATCTGATGATGCGTATTGCTAACCTAGAAGAAGTTCAACCGGCGGCCTTGCAGGAATTAAATGAGATCATGGAAAAACAATTTGCCGGTCAGGCAGGCGCCCAGGCAGCGAAGATGGGTGGCCTCAAGGCGGCGGCAGATATCATGAACTACCTCGATACCAATGTTGAAGGTATGTTGATGGACTCAATCCGAGAACACGATGAAGAAATGAGTCAGCAAATCCAGGATCTGATGTTTGTCTTTGAAAACCTTGCCGATGTTGATGATCGCGGTATCCAGGCGATCTTACGCGATGTTCAGCAAGATGCCCTGATGAAAGCGATCAAAGGGGCTGATGAAGCCCTTAAAGAAAAAATCCTTAATAACATGTCTAAACGTGCCGCAGAAATGCTGGCGGATGATCTCGAAGCCATGGGGCCGGTGCGTATCAGTGAAGTGGAAGCGGCGCAGAAAGAGATCCTGTCTGTGGCCAGGCGCTTATCCGATGCCGGAGAAATCATGCTTGGCGGCGCCGGTGGCGGTGATGAATTCCTGTAA
- the fliI gene encoding flagellar protein export ATPase FliI — protein MVDIARITQRLQACQEYIHPYKQSVAGRLVRVVGLTLEAVGVKAPVGSQCLVETSQGDLIAEIVGFSRDKTYLMPEQSVQGVLPGARVLPLSTKAKLPLSMDLLGRVIDGVGNPLDGKGPIKNSDSYHYNTRPINPLSRRAISQPLDVGVRSINSFITVGQGQRMGLFAGSGVGKSVLLGMMTRGTTADVIVVGLVGERGREVKEFIEEILGEEGRARSVVVAAPADNSPLMRLKGCETAVQISEYFRDQGLNVLLLLDSLTRYAQAQREIALAVGEPPATKGYPPSVFSKLPQLVERAGNGGEGQGSITAFYTVLTEGDDLQDPIADASRAILDGHIVLSRALADAGHFPAVDVEASISRVMPMVTSDEHQQLARSLKQVYSLYQQNKDLIAIGAYSKGSDPRIDQAIQLLPVINFFLQQKMREVIPYDQSLTQLQEIISAAQANANNQQAAGAQQAAGAQQGAGGQQAAGV, from the coding sequence ATGGTCGATATCGCCCGTATTACACAAAGGCTGCAAGCCTGCCAGGAATATATCCACCCCTATAAACAGTCGGTTGCCGGCCGCCTGGTGCGGGTGGTGGGCCTGACCCTGGAAGCCGTGGGCGTTAAGGCGCCGGTGGGCAGCCAGTGTCTGGTGGAAACCTCCCAGGGGGATTTGATCGCTGAGATAGTCGGCTTTTCCCGGGACAAAACCTACCTGATGCCGGAGCAAAGCGTGCAGGGGGTATTGCCGGGAGCCCGGGTATTGCCCTTATCCACTAAGGCCAAATTACCTTTGTCTATGGACTTGCTCGGACGGGTTATTGACGGTGTCGGTAATCCGCTGGACGGCAAAGGGCCGATCAAAAACAGCGACAGCTATCATTATAATACCCGGCCGATTAATCCTTTATCCCGCCGGGCAATATCCCAACCCCTGGATGTCGGGGTACGCTCCATCAACAGCTTTATTACCGTAGGCCAGGGCCAGCGTATGGGGCTTTTTGCCGGCTCGGGGGTCGGTAAAAGTGTGCTGCTTGGCATGATGACCCGGGGCACCACTGCCGATGTGATCGTGGTGGGCCTGGTCGGGGAGCGTGGCCGGGAAGTAAAAGAATTTATCGAAGAGATCCTCGGCGAAGAAGGCCGTGCAAGATCTGTGGTGGTGGCGGCCCCGGCGGATAACTCGCCGTTAATGCGCCTTAAAGGCTGTGAAACCGCGGTGCAGATCAGTGAATACTTTCGCGATCAGGGACTGAACGTCCTGTTGCTGTTGGACTCTCTTACCCGTTATGCCCAGGCCCAGCGGGAAATTGCCCTGGCGGTTGGCGAGCCGCCGGCAACCAAAGGTTATCCGCCTTCGGTGTTTTCTAAGTTGCCTCAGCTGGTGGAGCGGGCCGGAAACGGCGGAGAGGGACAGGGCTCTATCACCGCCTTTTATACCGTACTCACCGAAGGGGATGACTTACAAGATCCGATTGCCGATGCCTCGCGGGCAATACTTGATGGCCATATTGTGCTGTCAAGGGCGCTGGCAGATGCCGGACATTTCCCGGCGGTGGATGTCGAAGCCTCGATCAGCCGGGTGATGCCTATGGTGACCAGCGATGAACACCAGCAGCTGGCACGAAGTTTAAAGCAGGTGTATTCCCTGTACCAGCAAAACAAAGATTTGATTGCCATAGGGGCCTACAGTAAAGGCAGCGACCCGCGTATTGATCAGGCGATCCAGTTGCTGCCGGTGATTAATTTCTTCTTACAGCAAAAAATGCGTGAAGTGATCCCCTACGATCAAAGCCTGACCCAGTTGCAGGAGATTATTTCTGCCGCCCAGGCCAATGCGAACAACCAACAGGCTGCAGGCGCTCAACAGGCTGCAGGCGCTCAACAGGGGGCCGGCGGCCAACAAGCCGCAGGCGTTTAA
- the fliR gene encoding flagellar biosynthetic protein FliR encodes MEFTEAVVNQFMADFLLPLSRITALVMTMIGLSSQTIPAPIKLAFSVAITVAIMPAIPPSSVGNLFSFATVILLAKQTIIGVLIGFVTVLVINTFTLAGQIIAMQTGLGFASLVDPVSGMNVPAVGQFFLILSSLLFWAMDGHLIYLQFITASFDTIPVSSSHIYPSVRFKELVEWASWMFATALSLSLAPLTAMLLVNFSFGIMTRAAPQLNIFAIGFPITMCAGLLIMWLTMGNFLTHFELQWQRAVDFSCYLINCRST; translated from the coding sequence ATGGAGTTTACCGAAGCAGTTGTTAACCAGTTTATGGCTGATTTCCTGCTGCCTCTGTCACGGATCACCGCGCTGGTGATGACCATGATAGGCCTGAGTTCCCAGACGATACCTGCGCCGATAAAACTGGCTTTTTCTGTGGCCATTACCGTGGCGATCATGCCGGCCATTCCTCCTTCAAGTGTCGGCAACCTGTTCTCATTTGCTACTGTCATTCTGTTAGCAAAACAAACCATTATCGGGGTCTTGATAGGCTTTGTCACGGTATTGGTGATCAATACTTTTACCCTGGCGGGTCAAATCATTGCCATGCAAACCGGTTTAGGTTTTGCTTCCCTGGTGGATCCCGTCAGTGGCATGAATGTCCCGGCAGTGGGACAATTTTTCCTGATTTTATCTTCCTTATTATTCTGGGCGATGGACGGACACCTGATTTACCTGCAATTTATCACCGCCAGTTTTGATACTATCCCGGTTTCCAGCAGCCATATCTATCCCAGTGTCCGTTTTAAAGAGCTGGTGGAGTGGGCCAGCTGGATGTTTGCCACTGCTTTATCGTTATCGCTTGCGCCGCTTACCGCCATGCTGCTGGTGAACTTTTCTTTTGGCATCATGACCCGGGCTGCGCCTCAGCTTAATATCTTTGCCATAGGCTTCCCTATTACCATGTGCGCAGGTTTATTGATTATGTGGCTGACCATGGGGAATTTTCTCACTCACTTTGAATTGCAATGGCAACGGGCGGTAGACTTTAGCTGTTATTTAATTAACTGCAGGTCAACTTGA
- the fliO gene encoding flagellar biosynthetic protein FliO — protein MMRYILACFLLMFSFATFAQEAAREVAEKKAEETPAATAQQATGADSGQATAESAPTEVGKHVGTNMDSMSFILSFLMILALIFVCAMLLKKFQPGLQQQNGLKVVTSLSLGAKERVVVVQAGEQQLLLGVTAHQITLLDSLEEPLAQGTPITGELGQSFAKLLRKS, from the coding sequence ATGATGCGGTATATACTTGCCTGTTTTTTACTGATGTTTTCTTTTGCAACCTTTGCCCAGGAAGCAGCCCGGGAAGTTGCTGAGAAAAAGGCCGAAGAAACGCCCGCGGCAACGGCGCAGCAGGCAACCGGAGCGGATAGCGGGCAAGCGACTGCTGAATCAGCCCCAACCGAGGTCGGAAAGCATGTCGGCACTAACATGGACTCGATGAGTTTTATCCTGTCTTTTTTGATGATCCTGGCACTGATTTTTGTTTGCGCCATGCTGTTAAAGAAGTTTCAGCCGGGATTGCAGCAGCAAAACGGCTTGAAGGTTGTCACCAGCTTAAGTTTAGGGGCAAAAGAACGTGTGGTTGTGGTCCAGGCGGGCGAGCAGCAATTATTATTAGGGGTGACCGCCCATCAGATCACTTTGCTTGACTCTCTCGAAGAACCTTTGGCCCAGGGGACGCCTATCACAGGTGAGCTTGGACAATCATTCGCCAAGTTATTAAGAAAGTCGTAG
- the fliJ gene encoding flagellar export protein FliJ: MPMRQLNTLLKFEQDKEVSAAQQLQAAELEYQQNLQRLTGVQEYRLEYMKRLSQRSLSGIDSATYSHFHGFIAKLDHAAEQVQIAIKQAKSMLELRKKQWLAQRQKVKAVEHLKEQQLKKVAVLAEKREQKMFDEIATQQFIRRNY, encoded by the coding sequence ATGCCGATGAGACAGTTAAATACCCTGCTTAAGTTTGAGCAGGACAAAGAAGTCAGCGCTGCGCAGCAATTGCAGGCGGCAGAGCTGGAGTACCAGCAGAACCTGCAAAGATTAACCGGGGTGCAGGAGTACCGGCTCGAATATATGAAACGTTTAAGTCAGCGCTCACTTTCAGGTATAGACAGTGCCACCTATAGCCATTTTCACGGCTTTATTGCCAAACTTGACCATGCCGCCGAGCAGGTGCAGATTGCCATTAAGCAGGCAAAATCTATGTTGGAGTTGAGAAAGAAACAATGGCTGGCACAGCGCCAGAAAGTTAAGGCGGTGGAACATCTAAAAGAGCAGCAATTAAAGAAAGTGGCTGTGCTGGCAGAAAAACGCGAGCAGAAGATGTTTGATGAAATTGCTACCCAACAATTTATCCGCCGCAACTACTAA
- the fliP gene encoding flagellar type III secretion system pore protein FliP (The bacterial flagellar biogenesis protein FliP forms a type III secretion system (T3SS)-type pore required for flagellar assembly.) produces MKQTQAIKTSAIKSFLPGIFLLLGLLLLLSGQAYAADDLGMSALKLTTNPDGSQEYSVTLQILIFMTALGFIPAAVIMMTSFTRIVVVMAILRQAIGLQQTPSNQVVIGLTLFMTLFVMTPVYNQINEVAIQPYLAEQMTSIEAVDKAKVPLRAFMLEQTRLKDLDTLAQMAGVEANEPTDLPMTVIIPAFVISELKTAFQIGFILFIPFLIIDLVVASILMAMGMMMLSPMIVSLPFKLMLFVLVDGWNLVIGTIATSYGMGAV; encoded by the coding sequence ATGAAACAAACTCAAGCCATAAAAACCAGCGCCATTAAAAGTTTTCTCCCGGGCATCTTTTTATTATTGGGCCTGCTGTTGTTGCTCAGTGGTCAGGCTTATGCCGCCGATGATCTGGGCATGTCGGCATTAAAGCTGACTACCAACCCCGACGGCTCCCAGGAGTATTCCGTTACCCTGCAAATCCTGATCTTTATGACGGCGCTGGGTTTTATTCCCGCGGCGGTGATCATGATGACCTCTTTCACCCGAATTGTCGTGGTGATGGCGATTTTGCGGCAGGCGATCGGGCTGCAGCAAACCCCTTCCAACCAGGTAGTGATCGGCCTGACCCTGTTTATGACCTTGTTTGTGATGACCCCGGTCTATAATCAAATCAATGAAGTGGCGATCCAGCCTTACCTGGCGGAGCAGATGACCTCGATAGAGGCGGTTGATAAGGCCAAAGTGCCGCTGAGGGCTTTTATGCTGGAGCAGACCCGGCTTAAAGATCTGGATACCCTGGCACAAATGGCGGGAGTTGAAGCAAATGAACCGACAGATCTGCCGATGACAGTGATCATTCCGGCTTTTGTCATCAGTGAATTGAAAACTGCGTTTCAAATCGGTTTTATTTTATTTATTCCGTTTTTGATCATCGATTTAGTGGTCGCCAGTATCCTGATGGCGATGGGGATGATGATGTTATCCCCTATGATAGTCTCCCTGCCGTTTAAGCTGATGTTATTTGTGCTGGTGGACGGTTGGAACCTGGTGATAGGCACCATAGCCACCAGTTACGGCATGGGTGCAGTGTAA
- the fliN gene encoding flagellar motor switch protein FliN — translation MSNENDDDLGMWDEALNEQAAAKAQASGDLDAEKVELEELEEDAPISGEEKRKLDAILDIPVTISMEVGRSHISIRNLLQLNQGSVVELDRVAGESLDVLVNGTLIAHGEVVVVNDKFGIRLTDVISQIERIKKLK, via the coding sequence ATGAGCAATGAAAATGATGATGATCTGGGGATGTGGGACGAGGCACTGAATGAACAGGCTGCCGCCAAAGCCCAGGCCAGCGGCGATTTAGATGCCGAAAAGGTTGAGCTGGAAGAGCTTGAGGAAGATGCCCCGATTTCCGGCGAAGAAAAACGTAAACTGGATGCGATTTTGGATATCCCGGTCACCATTTCCATGGAAGTGGGCCGCAGCCATATCAGTATCCGTAACCTGTTGCAACTAAACCAGGGCTCGGTGGTGGAACTTGACCGGGTGGCCGGTGAGTCCTTGGACGTCCTGGTTAACGGCACCCTGATAGCCCACGGCGAAGTGGTTGTGGTGAATGACAAGTTTGGTATTCGCCTGACGGATGTCATCAGTCAGATAGAAAGAATCAAGAAGTTAAAATAA
- the fliH gene encoding flagellar assembly protein FliH, whose amino-acid sequence MSNDIRPTVHKVIKQQPEQGLDVWPLPGVEKPLTPEEEAKTNAIGKKSNWRYEPPEEVEVEEPQPLTAEEIEEIRQAAYEEGFSQGKEEGFAKGYEEGKVKGHEEGQAKGHEEGVATGLEAGKETIDGLSQNWQMLIDQLHQPMANVDKNIEEQLLALVAQLTEAVVLQEAKTNPDILMAAISTGIKALPGQEAQTQIHLHPEDIRLVEQQFGSEHIQESGWRLLPAPQLERGSCQIENATSNIDLQIKSRLKQVLDSFLEEALHQ is encoded by the coding sequence ATGAGCAATGACATACGTCCCACCGTACATAAGGTGATCAAACAACAACCGGAACAGGGTCTGGATGTCTGGCCTTTACCTGGAGTGGAAAAACCGCTGACGCCGGAGGAAGAAGCGAAAACCAACGCCATAGGTAAAAAAAGCAACTGGCGTTATGAGCCACCCGAAGAAGTCGAGGTGGAAGAGCCGCAGCCGCTGACGGCAGAAGAAATTGAAGAAATTCGCCAGGCGGCCTATGAAGAAGGTTTCAGCCAGGGCAAAGAAGAAGGTTTTGCCAAGGGCTATGAAGAAGGCAAAGTCAAGGGGCATGAAGAAGGCCAGGCCAAGGGCCATGAAGAAGGTGTTGCCACCGGGCTGGAAGCGGGGAAAGAAACCATAGACGGCTTAAGTCAAAACTGGCAAATGCTGATAGATCAGCTGCACCAGCCGATGGCCAATGTCGATAAAAATATCGAAGAGCAACTATTGGCGCTGGTGGCGCAATTAACCGAAGCCGTGGTGCTGCAGGAGGCTAAGACCAATCCGGATATCTTGATGGCGGCGATCAGCACCGGCATCAAGGCTTTACCCGGGCAGGAAGCGCAAACCCAGATCCATTTGCACCCCGAAGATATCCGCCTGGTTGAACAGCAATTTGGCAGTGAACATATTCAGGAAAGCGGCTGGCGCTTATTGCCGGCGCCGCAGCTGGAGCGGGGCAGTTGCCAGATAGAAAACGCTACCTCCAATATCGACCTGCAGATAAAATCCCGTCTAAAGCAGGTGCTGGACAGCTTTCTTGAAGAAGCCCTGCATCAATAA